From Streptomyces sp. NBC_01754, a single genomic window includes:
- a CDS encoding acetate kinase, whose translation MSPIHHTATGQDAGRVLVLNSGSSSVKYQLLDMRDRSRLATGLVERIGEASSRLVHTPQGGETRERTGRIDDHAQALEAAAGELAADGIGLDSPALVAIGHRVVHGGLRFTEPTVVTDDVLREIERLVPVAPLHNPANITGIRTARALRPDLPQVAVFDTAFHRSMPEHAARYAIDVETADAHRIRRYGFHGTSHAYVSRRAAELLGRPVEDLNLIVLHLGNGASASAVAGGRCVDTSMGLTPLEGLVMGTRSGDIDPAVTFHLKRVAGMSADEIDTLLNQRSGLVGLCGDNDMREIRRRVDAGDERASLAFDIYVHRLKKYIGAYAAVLGRVDAVVFTAGVGENSAPVREAAIAGLEGFGLAVDPERNAVRSGEPRLVSPAGARVAVAVVPTDEELEIARQTFALARD comes from the coding sequence TTGTCCCCCATCCACCACACAGCCACCGGGCAGGACGCCGGCCGGGTGCTCGTCCTCAATTCGGGCTCCTCGTCGGTGAAGTACCAGCTACTGGACATGCGGGACCGGTCCCGGCTGGCGACCGGTCTCGTCGAGCGGATCGGGGAGGCCTCCTCCCGGCTGGTGCACACCCCGCAGGGCGGGGAGACCCGCGAGCGCACCGGCCGGATCGACGACCACGCGCAGGCGCTCGAGGCCGCGGCCGGCGAACTGGCGGCCGACGGGATCGGGCTGGACTCCCCCGCGCTGGTGGCGATCGGGCACCGGGTGGTGCACGGCGGGCTGAGGTTCACCGAGCCCACCGTGGTCACCGACGACGTGCTGAGGGAGATCGAACGCCTGGTCCCGGTGGCCCCGCTGCACAACCCGGCGAACATCACGGGGATCCGTACGGCCCGGGCGTTGCGCCCGGACCTGCCGCAGGTCGCGGTCTTCGACACGGCCTTCCACCGGTCGATGCCGGAGCACGCCGCGCGGTACGCGATCGACGTGGAGACCGCGGACGCCCACCGCATCCGCCGCTACGGCTTCCACGGCACCTCGCACGCGTACGTCTCCCGGCGGGCGGCCGAGCTGCTGGGCCGGCCCGTCGAGGACCTCAACCTGATCGTGCTGCACCTGGGCAACGGCGCCTCGGCCTCCGCGGTGGCCGGCGGGAGGTGCGTGGACACCTCCATGGGGCTGACCCCCCTGGAGGGGCTGGTGATGGGGACGCGCTCGGGTGACATCGACCCGGCCGTCACCTTCCACCTCAAGCGGGTGGCGGGGATGTCCGCGGACGAGATCGACACCCTGCTGAACCAGAGGAGCGGGCTGGTCGGCCTGTGCGGGGACAACGACATGCGGGAGATCAGGCGCCGGGTGGACGCGGGCGACGAGCGGGCCTCGCTCGCGTTCGACATCTACGTCCACCGGCTGAAGAAGTACATCGGCGCCTACGCGGCGGTGCTCGGCCGGGTGGACGCGGTGGTGTTCACGGCGGGGGTCGGTGAGAACTCGGCTCCCGTACGAGAGGCTGCGATCGCGGGGCTGGAGGGATTCGGCCTGGCCGTGGACCCGGAGCGCAATGCCGTACGGTCCGGTGAACCGCGGCTCGTCTCGCCCGCCGGCGCACGGGTCGCGGTGGCCGTGGTGCCGACGGACGAGGAGCTGGAGATCGCCCGCCAGACCTTCGCACTGGCCCGCGACTGA
- the pta gene encoding phosphate acetyltransferase, which translates to MARSVYVTGIDRGDGRQVVDLGVMELLTRQVDRVGVFRPLVHDGPDRLFELLRARYRLSQSPETVYGLDYHEASAIQAERGTDELVSRLVERFHQVAREYEVVLVLGTDFAATQLPDELALNARFANEFGASVITVVGGQGQDAGSVRSEARNAYRAYTSLGCDVVTVIVNRVAAGDRAAIAGRLAEQLPVLCSVLPDEPALSAPTVAQITTALGGTVLLGDDSGLARDALDFVFGGAMLPNLLKALTPGCMVVTPGDRADLVIGSLAAHSAGTPPIAGVLLTLDERPGEEILRLAARLAPGTPVIAVAGGSFPTAGELFALEAKLNAATPRKAETALGLFERHVDTTALLERISVARSGRVTPMMFEHELLEQARADRRRVVLPEGTEERVLRAADVLLRRDVCDLTLLGDPDVIRKKAADLGIDLADTRLIDPRSSELRQGFAERYAGLRAHRGVTVELAYDVVSDVNYFGTLMVQEGLADGMVSGSAHSTAATIRPAFEIIKTKPDASIVSSVFFMCLADKVLVYGDCAVNPDPDAEQLADIAVQSAVTARRFGVDPRIAMLSYSTGTSGSGADVDKVREATERVRASRPDLLIEGPIQYDAAVEPSVAATKLPASQVAGRATVLVFPDLNTGNNTYKAVQRSAGAVAVGPVLQGLRKPVNDLSRGALVQDIVNTVAITAIQAQGEE; encoded by the coding sequence GTGGCGCGCAGCGTGTATGTGACCGGGATCGACCGGGGAGACGGCCGTCAGGTCGTCGATCTGGGAGTCATGGAGCTACTGACGCGTCAGGTGGACCGGGTGGGTGTCTTCCGTCCACTGGTCCACGACGGGCCCGACCGGCTGTTCGAACTACTGCGGGCCCGTTACCGGCTGTCACAGAGCCCGGAGACCGTGTACGGCCTGGACTACCACGAGGCCTCCGCGATCCAGGCGGAGCGGGGTACGGACGAGCTGGTCTCCCGGCTCGTCGAGCGCTTCCACCAGGTGGCCCGCGAGTACGAGGTGGTGCTGGTCCTCGGTACGGACTTCGCGGCCACCCAGCTCCCGGACGAGCTCGCGCTCAACGCCCGGTTCGCCAACGAGTTCGGCGCCTCGGTGATCACGGTCGTCGGCGGCCAGGGCCAGGACGCCGGATCGGTGCGTTCCGAGGCCCGCAACGCCTACCGCGCGTACACCTCCCTGGGCTGCGACGTCGTGACGGTGATCGTGAACCGGGTGGCGGCCGGGGACCGCGCGGCGATCGCCGGGCGGCTGGCCGAGCAGCTCCCGGTGCTCTGCTCGGTGCTGCCGGACGAACCCGCGCTGTCCGCGCCCACCGTCGCCCAGATCACCACGGCCCTGGGCGGAACGGTTCTGCTCGGAGACGACTCGGGGCTGGCCCGGGACGCGCTGGACTTCGTCTTCGGCGGCGCCATGCTGCCGAACCTCCTCAAGGCCCTGACCCCGGGCTGCATGGTCGTCACCCCCGGCGACCGGGCGGACCTGGTCATCGGCTCCCTCGCCGCGCACAGCGCGGGCACCCCGCCCATCGCGGGTGTGCTGCTGACGCTGGACGAACGCCCCGGCGAGGAGATACTCCGGCTCGCCGCCCGCCTCGCACCGGGCACCCCGGTGATCGCGGTGGCCGGCGGGTCCTTCCCCACGGCGGGCGAACTCTTCGCCCTGGAAGCGAAGTTGAACGCCGCCACCCCCCGCAAGGCGGAGACCGCACTCGGCCTCTTCGAGCGCCATGTGGACACCACCGCCCTGCTGGAGCGGATCTCGGTGGCCCGCAGCGGCCGGGTCACTCCGATGATGTTCGAGCACGAGCTGCTGGAGCAGGCCCGCGCCGACCGGCGCCGGGTGGTCCTGCCCGAGGGCACCGAGGAACGGGTCCTGCGCGCCGCCGACGTGCTGCTGCGCCGAGACGTCTGCGACCTGACCCTCCTCGGCGACCCGGACGTCATCCGCAAGAAGGCCGCCGACCTCGGCATCGACCTCGCGGACACCCGGCTGATCGACCCTCGGAGCTCCGAGCTGCGCCAGGGCTTCGCCGAGCGGTACGCGGGGCTGCGCGCGCACCGGGGGGTGACGGTGGAACTGGCGTACGACGTGGTCTCGGACGTCAACTACTTCGGCACGCTCATGGTCCAGGAGGGGCTGGCCGACGGAATGGTCTCCGGCTCGGCGCACTCCACGGCGGCGACGATCCGGCCGGCGTTCGAGATCATCAAGACGAAGCCGGACGCCTCGATCGTCTCCTCGGTGTTCTTCATGTGCCTCGCGGACAAGGTCCTGGTGTACGGCGACTGCGCGGTCAACCCGGACCCGGACGCGGAGCAGCTCGCGGACATCGCGGTGCAGTCGGCGGTCACCGCGCGGCGCTTCGGCGTGGACCCCCGGATCGCGATGCTGTCGTACTCGACGGGCACCTCCGGCAGCGGCGCGGACGTCGACAAGGTGCGCGAGGCCACGGAGCGGGTACGCGCGTCGCGACCGGACCTGCTGATCGAGGGCCCCATCCAGTACGACGCCGCGGTCGAACCGTCCGTCGCCGCCACCAAGCTGCCGGCGTCCCAGGTGGCGGGCCGGGCGACCGTGCTGGTCTTCCCCGACCTGAACACCGGCAACAACACCTACAAGGCCGTCCAGCGGTCGGCGGGGGCCGTGGCGGTCGGCCCGGTCCTGCAAGGGCTGCGCAAACCGGTCAACGACCTGTCGCGGGGTGCCCTGGTGCAGGACATCGTCAACACCGTGGCCATCACCGCCATCCAGGCGCAGGGCGAGGAGTGA
- a CDS encoding ATP-dependent 6-phosphofructokinase, translated as MRIGILTAGGDCPGLNAVIRSVVHRAVVGHGDEVIGFEDGFKGLLDGHFRPLDLNAVSGILARGGTILGSARLERDRLREAAENCEELSRRYGIDALIPIGGEGTLTAARMLSDAGMPVVGVPKTIDNDISATDRTFGFDTAVGVATDAIDRLKTTAESHQRVMVVEVMGRHAGWIALESGMAGGAHGICLPERPFQVDDLVKMVEERFARGKKFAVICVAEGAHPAEGSMSYAKGEIDQYGHERFQGIGNRLAAELENRLGKEARPVILGHVQRGGTPTAYDRVLATRFGWNAVEAVHRGDFGRMTALRGTEIEMVPLADAVTRLKTVPTDRMYEAESVF; from the coding sequence ATGCGCATCGGAATTCTCACCGCAGGCGGGGACTGCCCCGGCCTGAACGCCGTGATCCGTTCGGTCGTCCACCGTGCCGTGGTGGGGCACGGTGACGAAGTCATCGGATTCGAGGACGGTTTCAAGGGCCTGCTCGACGGTCACTTCCGCCCCCTCGACCTCAACGCGGTCAGCGGCATCCTGGCCCGCGGCGGCACCATCCTCGGTTCCGCCCGGCTGGAGCGCGACCGGCTGCGCGAGGCGGCGGAGAACTGCGAGGAGCTGTCCCGCCGTTACGGCATCGACGCCCTCATCCCGATCGGCGGCGAGGGCACGCTGACGGCGGCCCGGATGCTGTCGGACGCCGGGATGCCCGTCGTGGGCGTCCCGAAGACCATCGACAACGACATCTCCGCCACCGACCGGACCTTCGGGTTCGACACCGCCGTGGGCGTCGCGACCGACGCCATAGACCGACTGAAGACCACCGCCGAATCGCACCAGCGCGTCATGGTCGTCGAGGTCATGGGCCGTCACGCGGGCTGGATCGCGCTGGAGTCCGGCATGGCCGGCGGCGCGCACGGCATCTGCCTGCCGGAGCGGCCCTTCCAGGTCGACGACCTGGTCAAGATGGTCGAGGAACGCTTCGCCCGGGGCAAGAAGTTCGCGGTCATCTGCGTGGCCGAGGGCGCGCACCCGGCCGAGGGCTCCATGTCGTACGCCAAGGGCGAGATCGACCAGTACGGCCACGAGCGCTTCCAGGGCATCGGCAACCGCCTCGCCGCCGAGCTGGAGAACCGCCTCGGCAAGGAGGCCCGGCCGGTCATCCTCGGCCACGTGCAGCGTGGCGGCACCCCGACCGCCTACGACCGTGTGCTCGCGACCCGCTTCGGGTGGAACGCGGTGGAGGCCGTGCACCGGGGGGACTTCGGACGGATGACCGCGCTGCGCGGCACGGAGATCGAGATGGTCCCGCTGGCCGACGCCGTGACCCGGCTGAAGACGGTGCCCACCGACCGGATGTACGAGGCCGAGTCGGTCTTCTGA
- a CDS encoding helix-turn-helix domain-containing protein — protein MAPGHVAYGLGAQYGLRVTAETVLAWERGVALPDERELKALAGVLWCGPGDLLSAASTLREHRLAQGVSLEDLARTLGMAPAAYLRIEESGRWRGNDRQAAALRKALDMSAAQFLTATGRNEELAELLNRAVTTRWQAYVKPVAKLVPLDRVLVENVLAQLHADYQSMMVSTLSWSSTGRGGAGEAGEPGQEFLDRVVEQFWRTAGV, from the coding sequence ATGGCTCCCGGACATGTTGCGTACGGGCTCGGCGCCCAGTACGGGCTACGCGTCACCGCCGAGACCGTGCTCGCCTGGGAGCGTGGTGTGGCCCTGCCGGACGAGCGCGAGCTGAAGGCGCTCGCAGGCGTGTTGTGGTGCGGGCCGGGGGACCTGCTGTCCGCCGCGAGCACCTTGCGCGAGCACCGGCTCGCCCAGGGCGTGAGCCTGGAGGACCTGGCTCGGACGCTGGGGATGGCGCCCGCCGCGTATCTGCGGATCGAGGAGTCGGGCCGCTGGCGCGGCAACGACCGGCAGGCGGCGGCACTCCGCAAGGCGCTGGACATGTCGGCCGCGCAGTTCCTCACGGCGACCGGCCGCAACGAGGAGCTGGCGGAGCTGCTGAACCGGGCGGTCACCACGCGCTGGCAGGCGTACGTCAAGCCGGTGGCCAAGCTGGTACCGCTGGACCGGGTGCTGGTCGAGAACGTGCTGGCCCAGCTGCACGCCGACTACCAGTCGATGATGGTGTCGACGCTGAGCTGGAGCAGCACCGGCCGGGGCGGGGCCGGCGAGGCCGGTGAGCCGGGGCAGGAGTTCCTGGACCGGGTGGTCGAGCAGTTCTGGCGGACGGCGGGGGTCTGA
- a CDS encoding response regulator, with the protein MIRVLVVEDDPVAAAAHQMYVGRVQGFEVTAVAHTRAEAVRALDRTPVDLLLLDLYLPDGHGLHLLRSLRAAGHGADVIAVTSARDLAVVREGVSLGVVQYVLKPFTYPTLRDRLVRYAEFRAAAGEASGQEEVDRALGALRIAEPATLPKGLSGPTLQAVTQVLRASSEGVTAAAAGEELGMSRITARRYLEHLVTVGRAVRRPSYGQVGRPELHYRWVAETR; encoded by the coding sequence GTGATCCGGGTGCTGGTCGTGGAGGACGACCCGGTGGCGGCCGCCGCCCACCAGATGTACGTCGGCCGGGTCCAGGGCTTCGAGGTGACGGCGGTCGCCCACACCCGGGCGGAGGCGGTACGGGCGCTGGACCGTACGCCGGTGGATCTGCTGCTGCTCGACCTGTACCTGCCCGACGGGCACGGTCTGCACCTGCTGCGCTCACTACGGGCCGCCGGTCACGGCGCGGACGTCATCGCGGTGACGTCGGCCCGTGATCTGGCGGTGGTGCGCGAGGGCGTGTCGCTGGGGGTCGTGCAGTACGTGCTGAAGCCGTTCACCTATCCCACGCTGCGGGACCGGCTGGTGCGCTACGCGGAGTTCCGGGCCGCAGCCGGTGAGGCGAGCGGTCAGGAGGAGGTGGACCGGGCGCTGGGCGCCCTGCGGATCGCGGAGCCGGCCACGCTGCCGAAGGGTCTGAGCGGGCCGACGCTACAGGCGGTCACCCAGGTCCTGCGGGCCTCCTCCGAGGGCGTGACGGCGGCGGCCGCCGGTGAGGAGCTGGGGATGTCACGGATCACCGCGCGCCGGTATCTGGAGCATCTCGTGACGGTGGGCCGCGCGGTGCGGCGTCCCAGTTACGGTCAGGTCGGCCGGCCGGAGCTCCATTATCGGTGGGTGGCTGAAACTCGTTGA
- a CDS encoding sensor histidine kinase, which yields MRPPRVLPRSLAGQLFVMQALLVAAVVAGCAVFAYVSGRAQAEQTAARQVRAAALAMAESPSVREAIRTPDPSAVLQPYAERVRAETGIAFVTIMAPDGVRWTHPNPAEIGRSFIGHTDRALLGETFEETYTGTLGPSIRVVTPVRDGERVVGLVSAGITVERVSTQVREQLGALGLAAGAALAVGALGTYVINARLRRHTHGMNARELSRMHDYHEATLHAVREGLLMLDGRRRIALVNDAGRELLGLSPRAVGLRVDELELPAALTGALLASEPRVDEVHLTADRVIVVNTSPVVGGERRGTVVTLRDHTELQALSGELDSERGFSQALRSQAHEAANRLHTVVSLIELGRVEEAVEFATAELELAQVLTDRVVGAVGEPVLAALLLGKAAQAHERGVELVLAEDSLIDDGALPPSLAPRDLVTILGNLVDNAVDAASEATAGGGGAVVPGQRTAARALVTVTARTDGGDLLLRVADTGAGVAPDDAGEVFRRGWTTRGTGRGLGLALVRQAAHRNGGTVTLDRSAHGGARFTVRLPRAGRPDREVTA from the coding sequence ATGCGTCCGCCCCGTGTCCTCCCCCGCAGTCTGGCGGGCCAGCTCTTCGTGATGCAGGCCCTGCTGGTGGCCGCGGTGGTGGCCGGGTGCGCCGTCTTCGCCTATGTGTCGGGCAGGGCGCAGGCCGAACAGACCGCGGCACGGCAGGTACGGGCCGCCGCACTCGCGATGGCCGAATCCCCGTCGGTGCGGGAGGCCATCCGTACCCCGGACCCGTCCGCCGTACTCCAGCCGTACGCGGAGCGGGTGCGCGCCGAGACCGGGATCGCCTTCGTCACGATCATGGCCCCGGACGGGGTGCGCTGGACCCACCCGAACCCCGCCGAGATCGGCCGGTCCTTCATCGGGCACACCGACCGGGCGCTGCTCGGCGAGACGTTCGAGGAGACGTACACCGGCACGCTGGGGCCCTCGATACGGGTGGTCACACCGGTCCGTGACGGGGAGAGGGTGGTCGGCCTGGTGAGCGCGGGCATCACCGTGGAGCGGGTGTCCACGCAGGTGCGGGAGCAGCTCGGTGCCCTGGGCCTGGCGGCGGGCGCGGCCCTGGCAGTGGGCGCGCTCGGTACGTATGTGATCAACGCCAGGCTGCGCCGGCACACACACGGGATGAACGCCCGGGAGCTGAGCCGGATGCACGACTACCACGAGGCCACCCTGCACGCGGTGCGGGAGGGGCTGCTGATGCTGGACGGCCGGCGGCGGATCGCGCTGGTCAACGACGCGGGACGGGAACTGCTGGGGCTGTCGCCGCGTGCGGTGGGGCTCCGGGTGGACGAGCTGGAGCTGCCGGCCGCGCTGACCGGGGCGCTGCTGGCGTCCGAACCCCGGGTGGACGAGGTCCATCTGACGGCGGACCGGGTGATCGTGGTGAACACCAGCCCGGTGGTCGGCGGGGAGCGGCGCGGCACGGTGGTGACCCTGCGGGACCACACCGAGTTGCAGGCGCTCTCCGGCGAGCTGGACTCGGAGCGGGGCTTCTCGCAGGCGCTGCGTTCGCAGGCGCACGAGGCGGCGAACCGGCTGCACACGGTGGTCTCGCTGATCGAGCTGGGCCGGGTGGAGGAGGCCGTGGAGTTCGCGACGGCGGAGCTGGAGCTGGCGCAGGTGCTCACCGACCGGGTCGTCGGCGCGGTCGGTGAGCCGGTGCTGGCGGCGCTGCTGCTCGGCAAGGCGGCCCAGGCGCACGAGCGCGGGGTGGAGCTGGTGCTGGCCGAGGACAGCCTGATCGACGACGGGGCGCTGCCGCCGTCCCTGGCGCCGCGCGATCTGGTGACCATCCTGGGCAATCTCGTCGACAACGCGGTGGACGCCGCCTCGGAGGCGACGGCGGGCGGCGGCGGAGCGGTCGTGCCCGGACAGCGGACGGCGGCCCGCGCCCTGGTCACGGTGACGGCGCGCACGGACGGCGGTGATCTGCTGCTGCGGGTCGCGGACACCGGGGCCGGGGTCGCCCCGGACGACGCGGGCGAGGTGTTCCGGCGCGGCTGGACGACGCGCGGTACGGGGCGCGGGCTCGGGCTGGCGCTCGTACGGCAGGCGGCGCACCGCAACGGGGGGACGGTCACGCTCGACCGGTCCGCGCACGGCGGAGCGCGGTTCACGGTACGGCTGCCCCGGGCGGGCCGGCCCGACCGGGAGGTGACGGCGTGA
- a CDS encoding cation:dicarboxylate symporter family transporter: MAEQAARRDRTHYLYLAVIAAVALGITVGFVAPDLAVDLKPLGTGFVNLIKMMISPIIFCTIVLGVGSVRKAAKVGAVGGLALGYFLVMSTVALAIGLVVGNLLEPGSTLHLTDAARAAGEQQAAGASESTVDFLLGIIPNTIVSSFTEGEVLQTLLVALLAGFALQAMGSVGEPVLRGIGHIQRLVFRILAMIMWAAPVGAFGAMAAVVGETGADALKSLAIIMIGFYVTCALFVFLVLGAILRLVAGINIVSLLKYLGREFLLILSTSSSESALPRLIAKMEHMGVSKPVVGITVPTGYSFNLDGTAIYLTMASLFIANATGDPLSIGEQVSLLVFMVIASKGAAGVTGAGLATLAGGLQSHRPELVDGVGLIVGIDRFMSEARALTNFAGNAVATVLVGTWTKEIDRARVDQVLSGALPFDEKTMTDEAPAEPHVPEPRGGGEEKPLPAKV, from the coding sequence GTGGCAGAGCAAGCCGCACGACGGGACCGTACGCACTACCTATACCTGGCCGTGATCGCCGCCGTGGCGCTCGGCATCACCGTGGGCTTCGTCGCCCCGGACCTGGCCGTCGACCTCAAGCCCCTGGGTACCGGCTTCGTCAACCTGATCAAGATGATGATCTCGCCGATCATCTTCTGCACGATCGTGCTGGGCGTCGGCTCCGTACGTAAGGCCGCCAAGGTCGGCGCGGTCGGCGGGCTCGCCCTCGGCTACTTCCTGGTGATGTCCACGGTCGCCCTGGCCATCGGCCTGGTGGTCGGCAACCTGCTGGAGCCGGGCTCCACCCTCCACCTCACCGACGCGGCCCGTGCCGCCGGGGAGCAGCAGGCGGCGGGCGCGAGCGAGTCCACCGTGGACTTCCTGCTCGGCATCATCCCGAACACGATCGTCTCCTCCTTCACCGAGGGCGAGGTCCTCCAGACCCTCCTCGTCGCCCTGCTCGCGGGCTTCGCCCTCCAGGCCATGGGCTCGGTCGGCGAACCCGTCCTGCGCGGCATCGGCCACATCCAGCGCCTCGTCTTCCGCATCCTCGCGATGATCATGTGGGCGGCGCCGGTGGGCGCGTTCGGCGCGATGGCGGCGGTGGTCGGGGAGACCGGGGCGGACGCGCTGAAGTCCCTGGCGATCATCATGATCGGCTTCTACGTCACCTGTGCGCTCTTCGTCTTCCTGGTCCTGGGCGCGATCCTGCGCCTGGTGGCCGGGATCAACATCGTGTCCCTGCTGAAGTACCTGGGCCGCGAGTTCCTGCTGATCCTCTCCACCTCCTCCTCGGAGTCGGCCCTGCCGCGCCTCATCGCGAAGATGGAGCACATGGGCGTCAGCAAGCCCGTCGTCGGCATCACCGTGCCGACCGGCTACTCCTTCAACCTCGACGGCACCGCGATCTACCTCACGATGGCCTCGCTCTTCATCGCCAACGCGACGGGCGACCCGCTGAGCATCGGCGAGCAGGTCTCGCTGCTGGTCTTCATGGTGATCGCGTCGAAGGGCGCGGCGGGCGTCACCGGCGCCGGCCTCGCCACCCTCGCGGGCGGCCTCCAGTCCCACCGGCCCGAACTGGTCGACGGCGTCGGCCTGATCGTCGGCATCGACCGCTTCATGAGCGAGGCCCGCGCCCTGACCAACTTCGCGGGCAACGCGGTGGCCACGGTGCTGGTCGGCACCTGGACGAAGGAGATCGACCGGGCCCGTGTCGACCAGGTCCTCTCCGGGGCGCTGCCGTTCGACGAGAAGACGATGACGGACGAGGCCCCGGCCGAACCGCACGTCCCGGAGCCCAGGGGCGGCGGCGAGGAGAAGCCGCTGCCGGCGAAGGTGTAA
- a CDS encoding class I adenylate-forming enzyme family protein, protein MPFPDRVPRADRRAWTDRGLCPDRDLYSLFRAHVRRRPGRQAVVETGEPAGGGLTFAALDAEVRRIAALFGQAGIGVGDVVALRLPGGRDAVAAELAVYAIGAVALPYPPGGGSRDTLALLGASHARAAVFADPDDVAVVGRLPSVEVVFSPLRGLPGTRWLGGAATRPWRPVPVDPAAPARVLVSSGTESAPKMVAYAHQAMGGGRAAYLRALAPTGEPRRHLVLAPLASSFGSCGVVTVAALGGTLVVPPSFSVRGTLRALGVHRPTHVFGVPTMLRWLAETPVAPGEDFPGLRAFVSSGAALPHATALACVRRFGRPVLTVYGSSDGVNCHTVWSPGADEAYAGVPDPAVTRVRITGPGDRPVPPGGAGEIQAKGPMTPLCYVAEPALDARYRTADGWVRTGDLGRLGPDGRLFVLGRLKDVVIRGGLNISPAEVERELAHHPAVAEAVCVPVPDPDLGERLCACVRPVPGVPAPSLPDLDGFLVGRGLERRKLPERLLRVAAMPLGPTGKVCRRTLSERAAAECR, encoded by the coding sequence GTGCCCTTCCCCGACCGGGTGCCCCGGGCGGACCGCCGCGCCTGGACCGACCGGGGTCTGTGCCCCGACCGCGACCTCTACTCCCTCTTCCGTGCCCACGTACGGCGCCGTCCCGGCCGCCAGGCCGTCGTGGAGACCGGCGAACCGGCCGGCGGCGGCCTCACCTTCGCCGCCCTGGACGCCGAAGTCCGCCGTATCGCGGCCCTGTTCGGCCAAGCGGGGATCGGCGTGGGGGACGTGGTGGCGCTGCGCCTGCCCGGGGGCCGGGACGCCGTCGCCGCGGAGCTCGCGGTGTACGCGATCGGCGCGGTCGCCCTGCCCTACCCGCCGGGCGGCGGCAGCCGGGACACCCTCGCGCTGCTGGGCGCCTCCCACGCGCGTGCGGCCGTGTTCGCCGACCCGGACGATGTGGCGGTGGTCGGGCGGCTGCCGTCGGTGGAGGTGGTGTTCAGTCCGCTGCGCGGTCTGCCGGGCACCCGCTGGCTCGGTGGTGCGGCCACGCGCCCCTGGCGCCCCGTGCCGGTGGATCCGGCCGCGCCCGCCCGTGTCCTCGTCTCTTCGGGCACCGAGTCGGCGCCCAAGATGGTCGCCTACGCGCACCAGGCGATGGGCGGGGGCCGGGCGGCGTATCTGAGGGCCCTCGCCCCGACCGGGGAGCCGCGCCGCCATCTCGTCCTCGCCCCACTGGCCTCCTCCTTCGGGTCCTGCGGCGTCGTGACCGTGGCGGCGCTGGGCGGCACACTCGTCGTGCCGCCGTCGTTCTCGGTCCGCGGGACACTGCGGGCGCTCGGCGTCCACCGGCCCACGCACGTCTTCGGGGTGCCGACGATGCTGCGGTGGCTCGCGGAGACCCCGGTCGCGCCCGGCGAGGACTTCCCGGGGCTGCGGGCGTTCGTGTCCAGCGGTGCGGCGCTCCCCCACGCGACGGCCCTGGCCTGCGTGCGCCGTTTCGGGCGGCCGGTGCTGACGGTGTACGGCTCCTCGGACGGCGTCAACTGCCACACGGTCTGGTCACCGGGTGCGGACGAGGCGTACGCCGGAGTGCCGGACCCGGCCGTCACCCGCGTCCGGATCACCGGCCCCGGCGACCGCCCCGTACCGCCCGGCGGCGCGGGGGAGATCCAGGCCAAGGGGCCGATGACCCCCTTGTGCTACGTCGCGGAACCGGCGCTGGACGCGCGCTACCGCACCGCCGACGGCTGGGTGCGCACCGGTGACCTCGGACGGCTCGGCCCGGACGGGCGGCTGTTCGTGCTGGGCCGGCTGAAGGACGTGGTGATCCGGGGCGGTCTCAACATCAGCCCGGCCGAGGTCGAGCGCGAACTCGCCCACCATCCGGCGGTCGCGGAGGCCGTCTGCGTCCCGGTGCCCGACCCGGATCTCGGCGAGCGCCTCTGCGCCTGCGTCCGGCCGGTGCCCGGCGTCCCGGCCCCCTCGCTGCCGGACCTCGACGGTTTCCTGGTGGGCCGGGGCCTGGAAAGACGCAAGCTGCCCGAACGTCTCCTGCGTGTGGCGGCCATGCCGCTGGGTCCCACGGGCAAGGTCTGCCGCCGCACCCTGTCCGAGCGGGCGGCGGCGGAGTGCCGCTGA